The following DNA comes from Methanosarcina vacuolata Z-761.
GGGGAATTCCTCAGACACGCTGGCCTTGCAGGAAATGCAAGGGAAAAGGATGTGAGCGCTGTAATTTTACAGGGAAACAGTATCAGGAATCCGTAGATGAGCTCATAAAAGGGCCTGTAGTTGAGGCTTTCCAAGCAGTTGATACGGCTTTTCATGGTTCGGGCAGGGAAGATATCGATGCCCTGATGCTGGGAAGTGGCAGGCCTTTTGTAGTAGAAGCAAAATCTCCTGTAAAGCGAAGCACAGACCTTGAAGAACTTATGCGAAATATTAATGAGAAAGCTGCCGGAAAAGTTGAGGTAAGAGAGTTTTCTTTCGCTGGAAAGGATATGATTGAGACCTTGAAAAGCTCAAAGGCGGATAAAACTTATAAGCTTAAAGTTACATTTAAAGAGCCTGTTTCGGAGGAAAAGCTTAAATCCAGCCTTGAGGCTTTGAGTGACATAGAGATCTCACAGCAGACTCCAACGCGGGTAGTTCACAGGCGGGCTGACCTTGTCAGAAAAAGGCATGTGCACCGTATCAAGCTTGACGAACTAACAGACGAAGGTTACGCTTACATAACAGTAAACTGCGAAGGCGGGCTGTATGTAAAAGAGCTTGTTTCCGGAGATGAGGGCAGGACAAACCCGAGCCTGAGCGGACTTTTAGGGATTCCTGCGCTTGTGGAAGATCTTGATGTGGTCAACGTTGATATTTAAACTCAATCTGAATCAGCGTTATTTAATATATAGAGTCAGGAAAATACTGCCTGACGAAACGTCTTATTTAAATAATATCCATCTTATCTAGAGAAAAACTGTATATACTATAGACTAATTAATCGAGCATTCTAAGGAGGAACATGCGATGACAAATTCCCACGGCGAAAAACGCTGCACAAGGTATAAACTACAGAAGACAGTTCGTGAAAGAGGGATTTCCCCTGTAAGCAAGGCAATTCAGGAATTCGAAGAAGGACAAATGGTCCACATTGACATTGATCCGAGTGTTCAGAAAGGTATGCCCAATCCGAAGTTCCAGGGTTCTACCGGAAAGATACTCGGACAGCGCGGTCGTTCGTACATTCTTGAAGTCCGCAATGGAAATGCGATGAAGGAAGTTATTTCCCTCCCTCAGCACCTTAAACCGCAGAAGTATTAATTCCCATTCCAGGCAGTTAGGTTGTAAAACCTAACCCATTTTATCTGAGTTTACAGTATGCAGGCATTTACCGTAGGATCAGGTTCTTGCTAGGGGTTTTCAGTAATTTGTAAGGGCTGGGTCTGTAATTAAATGTAAGAAACTCAATGACTCCTGGATAACTGCTTAAAGGGAGAGGGGACTTAAAGAAAACTGATTTTAAAAACTTGTCTCTTATCCCTATATAATGGTTTATTATCTCAAGATGGTGATCTCTTATCACGAAATGGTGATCTCTTATCACGAAATGGTGATCTCTTATCCTGAGATGATGGTCTCTTATCCCGATATAGATATCTCTTATCTCGAGATGGGACTATCTATAATTATATATCGGTTGTCAGACATATACCGATCCAGATAAGGAAAAGATTATTCGGAACAATTTCAGATTATTATTAAATACGATCGAATTTCGTGCATAACGGCAATCTGAAGAAGGCCTATACATGAAAAGAGTTAAGCAATCTATCTCGAGGCCAGTTCAGATTTCCGGATGCTGACAGGCAGAAATTTACTTGCCAGGAACTCCTGGAGAATTGAAGAGTGACCTGAAGAGATTACTCAGCAGGGAATGGCAAATTGTTACAACTTTTAAGTCGAAAAGAGTGTATTCCAATGATAGTTAAGGAAGTCCTCAGTGAAGAATTATTGACTTTAGCCGAAGTCAGAGATCTACTTAACAGGATCGCCGAAGAGCGCAGAGAGAAGGGGCTTGAAGTAG
Coding sequences within:
- a CDS encoding tRNA pseudouridine(54/55) synthase Pus10; this encodes MDVLDISKKILHEGPICDNCLGRQFAKLSTGLSNRERGQALKLALVLEGDRIYKAENDESLLKELAPCSVFARKALGTESEDEQCWVCLDQFKKLDEWADEAAKTLEGLEYSTFLVGTKVSGLLSENEELLWAEAGTAYAEQLKTELNREVGKRISEKVHKDVDFENPDITITLDLGKNELDLQLRSVYILGRYRKLIRGIPQTRWPCRKCKGKGCERCNFTGKQYQESVDELIKGPVVEAFQAVDTAFHGSGREDIDALMLGSGRPFVVEAKSPVKRSTDLEELMRNINEKAAGKVEVREFSFAGKDMIETLKSSKADKTYKLKVTFKEPVSEEKLKSSLEALSDIEISQQTPTRVVHRRADLVRKRHVHRIKLDELTDEGYAYITVNCEGGLYVKELVSGDEGRTNPSLSGLLGIPALVEDLDVVNVDI
- a CDS encoding 50S ribosomal protein L21e, translating into MTNSHGEKRCTRYKLQKTVRERGISPVSKAIQEFEEGQMVHIDIDPSVQKGMPNPKFQGSTGKILGQRGRSYILEVRNGNAMKEVISLPQHLKPQKY